From Rhodothermales bacterium:
CTGAGCGCGGGGTTAAAGGTGTACCGCAGACACCCAGGGGCCGATCCGACATTCTTGAACGCGTGGACACTGCCTTTCGGTACAAAGGCCGTGTCCCCGGGCCCAAAGTGGTGCAAGGCGCCTTCGATCTCCACGTCGAAGTGGCCCTCGAGGAAGAAGAAAGTCTCGTCTTGGAGGTGGTGAATGTGTCGGGGCGGTCCCGTATCGGGCGCAACGATGTCTTCGAACACGGCGATCGCGCCGCCTGTGTCGTCACCCGTGAGGAGGATCTTCACTGCGATGCCCTCGGCGATCTCGAGGGTCTCGGCCGAGGTATAAGGCTTTATCGCTGGATCCATGGATGGGCAGGCAACTTGAGAGCAATATAACAATTAAGCTTAGCAGAAAAGGGCTAATCGCTATCGAAAGGGCCGTCACACGTGAACCGGTTCGAGATGTGGCACCGATACCCGCTCGCGATCGGCAACGAACTCGACCAGGCGCCGTGCCCGTGACACACGCCGTGTCTCTT
This genomic window contains:
- a CDS encoding cupin domain-containing protein gives rise to the protein MDPAIKPYTSAETLEIAEGIAVKILLTGDDTGGAIAVFEDIVAPDTGPPRHIHHLQDETFFFLEGHFDVEIEGALHHFGPGDTAFVPKGSVHAFKNVGSAPGCLRYTFNPALRIEEMFRALHFAFMGDGFDEGAAAALAAEHGQEMAGPPL